A segment of the Flavobacteriales bacterium genome:
ACGGTGGTATCGAGCATGCGGCGCTCGGGCGCCCAGAGCACGAGGCGGTGCGGGCCTTCGAGCAGCGTGAGCTCGCGGTCCTGCATGCGGTGCTGGCCATCGAGCACGTAGCTGCAGGTGGCCTGCGGCTCGCAGAGCACGCGCAGGGTTCCGGTGCCCTGGGCACGGGCTCGCGTGGCGGAAAGAACCACCAGGGCCAGCGCAACGGGTATGATCCTGCGCCGCATCATGCCTCTTCCTCCACCTCCTCCAGTTTACGGGCGATCACCTTCACCGGGTCGATGGCCTGTTCCTCCAGCAGGTCCTTCTCCACCTTGAGGTTCCGGATGATGAAATCCTGGCGCGCGGGCGTGTTCTTGCCCATGTAGAACTCGAGGAGGTCGTGTACGCTGGCATCCTTGGTGATCATCACCGGCTCCAGCCGTATGTCCTCGCCGATGAAGTGCTTGAACTCGTCGGGGCTGATCTCACCGAGGCCCTTGAAGCGCGTGATCTCGTGGCCCTTGCCGAGCTTCAGGATGGCCCGCTGGCGCTCCTCATCGCTGTAGCAGTAGATCGTCTCCTTCTTGTTGCGCACGCGGAAGAGCGGCGTTTGCAGGATGTACAGGTGATCGTTCTTCACCACCTCGGGGAAGAACTGCAGGAAGAAGGTCATCAGCAGCAGGCGGATGTGCATGCCGTCCACATCGGCATCAGTGGCGATCACGATACGGTTGTAGCGCAGGCCGTCCATGCCGTCCTCGATGTCGAGCGCGGCCTGGATCAGGTTGAACTCCTCGTTCTCGTACACCACCTTCTTGGTGAGGCCGTAGCAGTTGAGCGGCTTGCCCTTCAGGCTGAAGACGGCCTGGGTCTCCACGTTGCGGCTCTTGGTGATGCTGCCGCTGGCGCTGTCGCCCTCGGTGATGAAGAGCGTGGTGGCCAGCTTCAGCGCTTCGTCCTTCTTGGCATCGGTGAGGTGGATGCGGCAATCGCGCAATTTCCGGTTGTGCAGGCTGGCCTTCTTCGCGCGCTCGCGGGCCAGCTTGCGGATGCCGCTGAGCTCCTTGCGCTCGCGCTCGTTCTGCTGGATCCGGTCGAGCAGCACCTGCGCCACCTCGGGGTGCTTGTGCAGGTAGTTGTCGAGCTCCTTGCCGATGAAGTCGCCCACGAAGGAGCGCATGCTCTGGCCGCCGGGCTCGATCTCCAGGCTGCCGAGCTTGGTCTTGGTCTGGCTCTCGAACAC
Coding sequences within it:
- a CDS encoding type IIA DNA topoisomerase subunit B, with amino-acid sequence MSNASYGEEHIRSLDWKEHIRLRPGMYIGKLGDGSSYDDGIYILLKEVLDNCIDEYVMGHGKKVDITIEGSRVTVRDYGRGVPLGKVVDVVSKINTGAKYDSKAFKKSVGLNGVGTKAVNALSSYFRIESVRDGELMKAEFDRGVLRKNNKPVKTDEPNGTRVVFEPDEQMFRSYQFRDPHIERLLRNYCYLNTGLAIYCNGTKYQSKEGLKDLLVERMDGEPLYPIIHLRGDDIEVAITHANHYGEDYYSFVNGQHTTQGGTHQGAFREAVAKTVKDFFKKDWEAGDVRTGIVAAVAVKVIEPVFESQTKTKLGSLEIEPGGQSMRSFVGDFIGKELDNYLHKHPEVAQVLLDRIQQNERERKELSGIRKLARERAKKASLHNRKLRDCRIHLTDAKKDEALKLATTLFITEGDSASGSITKSRNVETQAVFSLKGKPLNCYGLTKKVVYENEEFNLIQAALDIEDGMDGLRYNRIVIATDADVDGMHIRLLLMTFFLQFFPEVVKNDHLYILQTPLFRVRNKKETIYCYSDEERQRAILKLGKGHEITRFKGLGEISPDEFKHFIGEDIRLEPVMITKDASVHDLLEFYMGKNTPARQDFIIRNLKVEKDLLEEQAIDPVKVIARKLEEVEEEA